The following are from one region of the Methyloversatilis discipulorum genome:
- a CDS encoding amidohydrolase family protein, with product MTQNVIDMRSRPSYLHDFYGATPDTPSFEVVKWLNRRTGSQDELHFTRSKNASSFVKEIRAAGIAQAVVVGRDTPGIKHSNDEIMKMVSEHKELVGIGSVDPHASGIKAATDEIERAVRKLGLKGINIEPGFCNPQVAADDAQLYPVYEACQALGVPVTIMSGPTTPRFELTDPASIGRVAKNFPQLKIVCYHGFWPYVNEMIGIAFRWDNVFVVADMYIFLPGGSLYVEAANGFMQDQLLFGSSYPFRAMGQSVEDYRTLGFKESVIDKVMGGNAKQVLGL from the coding sequence ATGACCCAGAACGTGATCGACATGCGCAGCAGACCTTCCTACCTGCATGATTTCTATGGCGCAACGCCCGACACCCCCTCGTTCGAGGTGGTGAAGTGGCTGAACCGCCGGACCGGATCCCAGGACGAGCTGCATTTCACCCGCTCGAAGAACGCCAGTTCCTTCGTCAAGGAGATCCGGGCGGCCGGGATTGCGCAGGCGGTGGTGGTTGGCCGGGACACGCCGGGGATCAAGCATTCGAACGATGAGATCATGAAGATGGTGTCGGAGCACAAGGAGCTCGTCGGCATCGGCTCGGTCGATCCGCACGCCAGCGGCATCAAGGCGGCGACCGACGAGATTGAACGTGCGGTCAGGAAGCTCGGCCTCAAGGGCATCAACATCGAGCCCGGCTTCTGCAACCCGCAGGTCGCCGCGGACGATGCACAGCTCTATCCGGTCTATGAGGCCTGCCAGGCGCTCGGCGTGCCGGTGACCATCATGTCGGGTCCGACCACGCCGCGCTTCGAGCTGACGGATCCGGCGTCCATTGGACGTGTGGCCAAGAATTTCCCGCAGCTCAAGATCGTCTGCTATCACGGCTTCTGGCCCTACGTGAACGAGATGATCGGCATCGCCTTCCGCTGGGACAACGTGTTCGTCGTGGCGGACATGTACATCTTCCTGCCCGGTGGTTCGCTGTATGTTGAGGCCGCCAACGGCTTCATGCAGGACCAGCTGCTGTTCGGCAGTTCCTATCCGTTCCGTGCGATGGGTCAGTCCGTCGAGGACTACCGTACCCTCGGCTTCAAGGAATCGGTCATCGACAAGGTGATGGGCGGCAACGCGAAACAGGTTCTGGGGCTTTGA
- a CDS encoding ABC transporter ATP-binding protein: protein MASAQHGAMAPITSKIAISAGEMIVSNVCKSYGTGLFEKKVVKDCSFNVERGKLTVMIGPSGCGKSTLIKLLAGFEKPTSGNILLNGKPVTGPGRDRLVVFQESALFPWMTSYDNIMYGPIARGEDDKKARDLAEFLLDKVGLRDFRSKYPMQLSGGMQRRAELARAMINNPEVMILDEPFRGLDAMSKELMWEYYSALYEESRRTTFFVTTDIDEALFLADRLIIMSNIPTRVRATIEVDIPRPRKLADFFLGDRANEVKMTALSLLHEEAMRSFAGGSKAAADFVESYARRSQRA, encoded by the coding sequence CCAGCAAGATCGCGATCAGTGCCGGGGAGATGATCGTCAGCAATGTCTGCAAGTCCTACGGCACGGGGCTGTTCGAGAAGAAGGTGGTGAAGGACTGTTCGTTCAATGTCGAGCGCGGCAAGCTCACCGTGATGATCGGTCCCTCCGGTTGCGGCAAGAGCACCCTGATCAAGTTGCTCGCGGGTTTCGAGAAGCCTACGAGCGGCAACATCCTGCTGAATGGCAAGCCGGTCACCGGGCCAGGTCGGGATCGACTGGTGGTGTTCCAGGAGTCGGCGCTCTTTCCGTGGATGACGTCCTACGACAACATCATGTACGGACCGATTGCGCGAGGTGAGGACGACAAGAAGGCGCGCGATCTCGCCGAGTTCCTGCTCGACAAGGTAGGCTTGCGCGACTTCCGCAGCAAGTATCCGATGCAGCTGTCGGGCGGCATGCAGCGCCGGGCGGAGCTGGCGCGCGCGATGATCAACAACCCAGAGGTGATGATCCTCGACGAGCCCTTCCGCGGACTGGACGCGATGTCGAAGGAGCTGATGTGGGAGTACTACTCGGCGCTGTACGAGGAGTCCCGCCGCACCACCTTCTTCGTCACCACCGACATCGATGAGGCGCTGTTCCTGGCCGACCGCCTGATCATCATGAGCAACATCCCGACCCGGGTGAGAGCCACCATCGAGGTGGACATTCCGCGGCCGCGCAAGCTGGCCGACTTCTTCCTTGGCGACCGCGCCAACGAGGTGAAGATGACCGCACTGTCACTGCTGCACGAGGAGGCGATGAGGTCCTTCGCCGGCGGCAGCAAGGCGGCGGCCGACTTCGTCGAATCCTATGCAAGGAGATCACAGAGGGCGTGA